In the Leishmania panamensis strain MHOM/PA/94/PSC-1 chromosome 30 sequence genome, one interval contains:
- a CDS encoding hypothetical protein (TriTrypDB/GeneDB-style sysID: LpmP.30.1520): MNSPESTQSALMSEEEYPSVHLLLLITGSVAAIKTGLLLDQLSTERCNIRIAATKAAFHFLRRAQPSKTGIPFQSIIADEQEWSEWQAMNDAVVHIELRRWADLVVIAPLDANTLAKVATGLCDNLVSNIMRAWEVKQKPVILCPAMNTAMWMHPITAKQLDQLAEWYCEPDARICTLCSEMIKASLPVDGSFALPATATVKEREEANAKEIEHSATPTTNASSSLAVGATGAIATAAAATALGPPLPVTLRESMYLVVGPVSKNLACGDIGMGGMASVEEIALYIRHTMKLIREEKRRHFQEAQVRRAAEAPSAKSVQHPPHEMHQPEMRLLPAAPVLVTPDTVLNGPQSQRDMKLPDTGEAVQGKGPAEKTSV; this comes from the coding sequence ATGAATTCGCCAGAGTCGACGCAGAGTGCTCTGATGAGCGAAGAGGAGTACCCTTCTGTGCATCTGCTACTTCTTATCACGGGCAGTGTCGCAGCAATCAAGACAGGGCTTCTGCTGGATCAGCTCTCAACAGAGCGATGCAATATTCGCATTGCCGCCACAAAGGCCGCGTTTCATTTCCTTCGTCGAGCACAGCCGTCCAAGACGGGCATCCCGTTCCAGAGCATCATCGCTGACGAGCAGGAGTGGAGTGAATGGCAGGCAATGAATGATGCAGTGGTGCACATTGAGCTGCGCCGATGGGCGGACCTCGTCGTGATTGCCCCACTCGACGCGAACACACTCGCCAAGGTGGCTACAGGGCTCTGCGACAACCTGGTATCGAATATCATGCGAGCATGGGAGGTGAAACAGAAGCCGGTGATTCTGTGCCCAGCCATGAACACCGCCATGTGGATGCACCCCATCACAGCGAAGCAGCTAGACCAGCTAGCGGAGTGGTACTGCGAGCCAGATGCACGGATTTGTACATTATGCAGTGAAATGATCAAGGCTAGTCTTCCGGTGGACGGGAGCTTCGCATTGCCTGCAACAGCCACTgtgaaagaaagggaggaggcaaacGCGAAGGAGATCGAGCATAGCGCGACACCGACGACAaatgcctcctcctcgttggcCGTGGGGGCTACCGGTGCCattgctactgctgctgccgctactgcgcTTGGCCCTCCGCTCCCTGTGACACTGCGTGAATCGATGTACCTGGTTGTTGGTCCCGTGAGCAAGAACCTAGCCTGTGGCGACATTGGGATGGGCGGCATGGCCAGCGTTGAGGAGATTGCGCTTTACATCCGTCACACCATGAAGCTGATTCGAGAGGAAAAGCGGCGTCACTTTCAAgaggcgcaggtgcggcGCGCGGCGGAAGCCCCAAGCGCTAAGTCTGTGCAGCACCCTCCTCACGAGATGCACCAGCCAGAGATGCGGCTTCTCCCTGCGGCACCTGTGCTTGTAACACCAGACACCGTGTTGAATGGACCGCAGTCGCAGAGGGATATGAAGCTGCCAGACACCGGCGAAGCAGTCCAAGGTAAGGGCCCAGCGGAGAAGACCAGTGTCTAG